The following are encoded together in the Cicer arietinum cultivar CDC Frontier isolate Library 1 chromosome 2, Cicar.CDCFrontier_v2.0, whole genome shotgun sequence genome:
- the LOC101503022 gene encoding MADS-box protein SVP-like isoform X2 has protein sequence MARQKIKIKKIDNATARQVTFSKRRRGIFKKAEELSVLCDAEVGLIIFSATGKLYEYGSSNMKDIITRYNQHFQHMSKSNKPLQEFQGENLSAELQKEVADKTQQLRGMKGEDFEGINLKGLQELEKTLETGLKRVMEMKEKRIVNEISTLQIKGIKLEEQNKHLKQKMAMLCNRKNLILGDSDITMQEIVSSESMNNSGLSLEDDSSDTSLKLGLPYP, from the exons atggCGAGGCagaaaataaagataaagaaaatagaCAACGCAACAGCGAGACAAGTAACATTTTCAAAGAGAAGAAGAGGAATCTTCAAGAAAGCTGAGGAGCTTTCAGTGTTGTGTGATGCTGAAGTTGGTCTCATCATTTTTTCAGCTACTGGAAAACTCTATGAATATGGCAGCTCCAA TATGAAGGATATAATTACAAGGTATAATCAGCACTTCCAACACATGAGCAAATCAAACAAACCTCTCCAGGAATTTCAG GGAGAGAATTTATCAGCTGAATTGCAAAAGGAAGTTGCTGATAAAACCCAACAACTAAG GGGGATGAAGGGTGAGGATTTTGAAGGAATAAACTTAAAGGGGTTGCAGGAATTGGAAAAAACACTTGAAACAGGACTCAAGCGTGTGATGGAGATGAAG GAAAAGAGGATTGTCAATGAGATTAGTACACTTCAGATCAAg GGTATCAAGTTAGAAGAGCAGAACAAGCATTTAAAGCAAAAG ATGGCTATGTTGTGTAATAGAAAAAATCTTATCTTGGGAGACTCAGATATCACCATGCAAGAAATTGTTTCATCAGAGTCTATGAATAATAGTGGGCTTTCTCTTGAGGATGATTCTTCAGACACTTCTCTTAAGTTGGG GTTACCCTATCCCTAA
- the LOC101503022 gene encoding MADS-box protein AGL24-like isoform X1: MARQKIKIKKIDNATARQVTFSKRRRGIFKKAEELSVLCDAEVGLIIFSATGKLYEYGSSKYVRMKDIITRYNQHFQHMSKSNKPLQEFQGENLSAELQKEVADKTQQLRGMKGEDFEGINLKGLQELEKTLETGLKRVMEMKEKRIVNEISTLQIKGIKLEEQNKHLKQKMAMLCNRKNLILGDSDITMQEIVSSESMNNSGLSLEDDSSDTSLKLGLPYP; the protein is encoded by the exons atggCGAGGCagaaaataaagataaagaaaatagaCAACGCAACAGCGAGACAAGTAACATTTTCAAAGAGAAGAAGAGGAATCTTCAAGAAAGCTGAGGAGCTTTCAGTGTTGTGTGATGCTGAAGTTGGTCTCATCATTTTTTCAGCTACTGGAAAACTCTATGAATATGGCAGCTCCAAGTACGTAcg TATGAAGGATATAATTACAAGGTATAATCAGCACTTCCAACACATGAGCAAATCAAACAAACCTCTCCAGGAATTTCAG GGAGAGAATTTATCAGCTGAATTGCAAAAGGAAGTTGCTGATAAAACCCAACAACTAAG GGGGATGAAGGGTGAGGATTTTGAAGGAATAAACTTAAAGGGGTTGCAGGAATTGGAAAAAACACTTGAAACAGGACTCAAGCGTGTGATGGAGATGAAG GAAAAGAGGATTGTCAATGAGATTAGTACACTTCAGATCAAg GGTATCAAGTTAGAAGAGCAGAACAAGCATTTAAAGCAAAAG ATGGCTATGTTGTGTAATAGAAAAAATCTTATCTTGGGAGACTCAGATATCACCATGCAAGAAATTGTTTCATCAGAGTCTATGAATAATAGTGGGCTTTCTCTTGAGGATGATTCTTCAGACACTTCTCTTAAGTTGGG GTTACCCTATCCCTAA